Proteins encoded together in one Armatimonadota bacterium window:
- a CDS encoding GYD domain-containing protein: MPTYIMLSTLTEGGAETLRSRPERVREVNREIEGMGVRVLQQYAVLGPYDFVNVVEAPDNDTVARVSVELAARGSVRIMTLPAIPMDDFIARLRRS; encoded by the coding sequence GTGCCGACCTACATCATGCTGAGCACCCTCACGGAGGGGGGAGCGGAGACCCTGCGCAGCCGGCCCGAGCGCGTGCGCGAGGTGAACCGGGAGATCGAGGGGATGGGGGTGCGGGTGCTGCAGCAGTACGCGGTGCTGGGGCCCTACGACTTCGTGAACGTCGTCGAGGCGCCGGACAACGACACGGTGGCGCGCGTCTCGGTGGAGCTGGCCGCGCGGGGCAGCGTGCGGATCATGACGCTGCCGGCCATCCCCATGGACGACTTCATCGCCCGGCTGCGCCGCAGCTAG
- a CDS encoding MBL fold metallo-hydrolase yields MEVEQLPVGPLLANCYLVADPHTARALVVDPGDEAERILHRMRRRGWTCAAIVATHAHFDHVGGVRDLRAATDAPFLILDAERETLATAAVRAELFGVPISPPPPPDRWLRDGDVVAVDGLRFQVVHAPGHSPGHLLLVTDGAAFVGDVVFAGSVGRTDLPGGDTPTLLDTLARTILPLPDATVLYPGHGPPTTVGRERRENPFLRSLRPQPPGPR; encoded by the coding sequence GTGGAGGTCGAGCAGCTCCCCGTCGGGCCCCTGCTCGCCAACTGCTACCTGGTGGCCGACCCGCACACCGCCCGCGCCCTGGTGGTCGACCCCGGCGACGAGGCGGAGCGGATCCTGCACCGGATGCGCCGGCGCGGGTGGACCTGTGCGGCCATCGTCGCCACCCACGCGCACTTCGACCACGTGGGGGGCGTGCGCGACCTGCGAGCGGCTACCGACGCCCCCTTCCTCATCCTCGACGCCGAGCGCGAGACGCTCGCCACCGCCGCCGTGCGGGCCGAGCTCTTCGGCGTCCCCATCTCGCCGCCGCCTCCGCCCGACCGGTGGCTGCGGGACGGCGACGTGGTGGCGGTGGACGGGCTGCGCTTCCAGGTCGTACACGCCCCCGGGCACAGCCCGGGCCACCTCCTCCTGGTCACCGATGGGGCGGCCTTCGTCGGCGACGTGGTCTTCGCCGGCAGCGTGGGCCGTACCGACCTGCCCGGCGGGGACACGCCCACCCTGCTCGACACCCTCGCCCGCACCATCCTGCCGCTCCCCGACGCCACGGTCCTCTACCCCGGCCACGGCCCGCCCACGACGGTCGGCCGCGAGCGCCGGGAGAACCCCTTCCTGCGCAGCCTGCGGCCGCAGCCGCCGGGCCCGCGCTGA
- a CDS encoding ABC transporter ATP-binding protein: MRHRRLRAYLLRHRRAYLRGFALSVASIALATANPWVLRYAVDGIRQGIGAGPLAALAGLYVLVAAARGVITYCWRSSIIGASRRIEYELRNDYFRHLQRLHLGYFQHTRIGDLMARAVNDLNAAHRMTGIGVMHGFNTVTHFLVAGAMMVLLDWRLALLVGLILPLVTVTFIALGRQIHQRFEQVQQQFGTISARAQENFSGVRVVRAFAQEPFEIAAFAELNRAFVHQNVRLARVSGALWPAMTLILGIATVGVVWQGGLAVIAGRITLGTLVQFLAYLGQLSWPMIALGWVINIVQQGSASMGRLDEVLSVRPAIADPPDPAPVRTLRGEVEFRGVSFAYPVPPEAGTDGAGGGGSGRLVLRDITLHIPAGRTVAIVGPTGSGKSTLVNLIPRLFDPTAGEVRVDGIDVRRLPLAVLRRHIGMVPQEPFLFSDTLEENLAFGLDVAAPDQGGDGAATDGAWTAAPARPAEPANGQRVLRAAEVAQLAKDVRDFPQGYATLVGERGVTLSGGQKQRATLARAIARDPAILILDDALSSVDTQTEEEILRELRAVMASRTCLIISHRVSTVRHADEIVVLDEGRIVERGTHEALLARGGVYADLYRRQLLSEALEAEG; this comes from the coding sequence ATGCGGCACCGACGGCTCCGCGCCTACCTCCTGCGTCACCGCCGCGCCTACCTGCGCGGCTTCGCGCTGAGCGTGGCCAGCATCGCCCTGGCCACGGCCAACCCCTGGGTGCTGCGCTACGCCGTCGACGGCATCCGCCAGGGGATCGGGGCGGGGCCGCTGGCGGCGCTGGCCGGCCTCTACGTGCTGGTGGCGGCCGCCCGCGGGGTCATCACCTACTGCTGGCGCAGCAGTATCATCGGCGCCTCGCGCCGGATCGAGTACGAGCTGCGCAACGACTACTTCCGCCACCTGCAGCGGCTCCACCTGGGCTACTTCCAGCACACCCGCATCGGCGACCTGATGGCGCGCGCGGTGAACGACCTGAACGCGGCCCACCGCATGACCGGGATCGGGGTGATGCACGGCTTCAACACCGTCACCCACTTCCTCGTGGCCGGCGCCATGATGGTCCTGCTCGACTGGCGCCTGGCGCTGCTGGTGGGGCTCATCCTGCCGCTGGTGACCGTGACCTTCATCGCCCTGGGGCGGCAGATCCACCAGCGGTTCGAGCAGGTGCAGCAGCAGTTCGGCACCATCTCCGCCCGGGCACAGGAGAACTTCTCCGGCGTGCGGGTGGTGCGGGCCTTCGCCCAGGAGCCGTTCGAGATCGCCGCCTTCGCCGAGCTGAACCGCGCCTTCGTCCACCAGAACGTGCGGCTGGCCCGCGTCTCCGGGGCGCTGTGGCCGGCCATGACGCTCATCCTGGGGATCGCCACGGTGGGGGTGGTGTGGCAGGGCGGCCTGGCCGTCATCGCCGGGCGGATCACCCTGGGGACGCTGGTGCAGTTCCTGGCCTACCTGGGCCAGCTCTCCTGGCCGATGATCGCGCTCGGCTGGGTGATCAACATCGTCCAGCAGGGGAGCGCCTCGATGGGGCGGCTGGACGAGGTGCTGAGCGTCCGGCCGGCCATCGCCGACCCGCCCGACCCCGCCCCGGTGCGCACGCTGCGCGGGGAGGTGGAGTTCCGCGGTGTGAGCTTCGCCTACCCGGTCCCGCCCGAGGCCGGGACGGACGGCGCCGGGGGAGGGGGTTCGGGGCGGCTGGTGCTGCGCGACATCACGCTGCACATCCCCGCCGGTCGGACGGTGGCCATCGTCGGCCCCACCGGGAGCGGCAAGTCCACCCTGGTCAACCTCATCCCCCGCCTCTTCGACCCCACGGCGGGGGAGGTGCGGGTGGACGGGATCGACGTGCGCCGGCTGCCGCTCGCCGTCCTGCGCCGGCACATCGGGATGGTCCCGCAGGAGCCGTTCCTCTTCTCCGACACCCTGGAGGAGAACCTGGCTTTCGGGCTGGACGTCGCGGCGCCCGACCAGGGTGGTGACGGCGCCGCCACCGACGGGGCCTGGACCGCCGCCCCGGCGCGGCCGGCCGAGCCGGCCAACGGCCAGCGGGTGCTGCGCGCCGCCGAGGTGGCCCAGCTGGCCAAGGACGTACGCGACTTCCCGCAGGGGTACGCCACCCTGGTAGGCGAGCGCGGGGTGACCCTCTCCGGCGGGCAGAAGCAGCGGGCCACGCTGGCCCGGGCGATCGCCCGCGACCCGGCCATCCTGATCCTGGACGACGCGCTGAGCAGCGTGGACACCCAGACCGAGGAGGAGATCCTCCGGGAGCTGCGCGCGGTGATGGCCAGCCGCACCTGCCTGATCATCTCCCACCGGGTCTCCACGGTGCGGCACGCCGACGAGATCGTCGTGCTGGACGAGGGGCGCATCGTCGAGCGCGGCACGCACGAGGCCCTGCTGGCGCGGGGCGGCGTCTACGCCGACCTCTACCGGCGGCAGCTCCTCAGCGAGGCGCTGGAGGCGGAGGGGTGA
- a CDS encoding ABC transporter ATP-binding protein, which produces MSTAFHEDELLGRAYDSRLMRRLLAYLRPYRGLVALSVVLLLLHSAALLAGPALLRVAIDRHIAPRRPEGLEWVVLAYLGTLGAAFAVRYLQNILMQLVGQRAMYDLRMAIFTHLQRLAVGFYVRTPVGRLLTRITNDVDALNELITQGVVAVFGDLVTVVGIVAVMLVMDWRLALVTFTVLPLILYVTAVFRARARDTYRAVRTRLARLNAYLNENLMGMAIVQLFNREARAFARFQGLNRDLLAAHLQGLRYVALFQPAVGVIRALAVALVLWVGGAALGTTVTIGLLVAFIQYAERFFEPIEHLAEQYNILQAAMASSERIFRLLDEPVEVADPPDPVPLERLRGEVEFRGVWFAYPPQEGAPDGAAEWVLRDLSFHIRPGESVALVGHTGAGKSSIINLLMRFYDPQRGTVVVDGVDVRRYAQRDLRRHIGLVLQDVFLFSGTVADNIRLGNREIDDAAVRRAAEFVNAHRFIERLPRGYQTEVKERGAILSVGQKQLIAFARAIAHNPEILLVLDEATSSVDTETEELIQEALRRVMHGRTSIIIAHRLSTIQHVDRILVLHKGRLVETGTHRELLARGGVYSKLYELQFAAVGAGRRGETGTGAG; this is translated from the coding sequence GTGAGCACCGCCTTCCACGAGGACGAGCTCCTCGGCCGCGCCTACGACAGCCGGCTCATGCGGCGGCTGCTGGCCTACCTGCGCCCCTACCGCGGGCTGGTGGCGCTCTCGGTGGTCCTCCTCCTGCTCCACTCCGCGGCCCTGCTGGCGGGCCCCGCCCTGCTGCGCGTGGCCATCGACCGGCACATCGCCCCCCGGCGCCCGGAGGGGCTGGAGTGGGTGGTGCTGGCCTACCTGGGGACGCTCGGGGCGGCCTTCGCCGTCCGCTACCTGCAGAACATCCTGATGCAGCTCGTCGGCCAGCGGGCCATGTACGACCTGCGCATGGCCATCTTCACCCACCTGCAGCGCCTGGCCGTGGGCTTCTATGTGCGCACCCCGGTGGGGCGCCTGCTCACCCGCATCACCAACGACGTGGACGCGCTCAACGAGCTGATCACCCAGGGTGTGGTGGCCGTCTTCGGGGACCTGGTGACGGTAGTGGGCATCGTGGCGGTCATGCTGGTGATGGACTGGCGCCTGGCGCTGGTCACCTTCACCGTGCTCCCCCTCATCCTCTACGTCACCGCCGTCTTCCGGGCCCGCGCCCGTGACACCTACCGGGCCGTGCGCACCCGCCTGGCCCGCCTCAACGCCTACCTGAACGAGAACCTCATGGGGATGGCCATCGTCCAGCTCTTCAACCGGGAGGCGCGCGCCTTCGCCCGCTTCCAGGGTCTCAACCGGGACCTGCTGGCCGCGCACCTCCAGGGCCTGCGCTACGTCGCTCTCTTCCAGCCCGCCGTGGGCGTCATCCGGGCGCTGGCGGTGGCCCTGGTCCTCTGGGTGGGCGGGGCGGCGCTGGGGACGACGGTGACCATCGGGCTGCTCGTCGCCTTCATCCAGTACGCCGAGCGCTTCTTCGAGCCGATCGAGCACCTGGCCGAGCAGTACAACATCTTGCAGGCCGCCATGGCCTCCTCGGAGCGCATCTTCCGCCTCCTCGACGAGCCGGTGGAGGTGGCCGACCCGCCCGACCCGGTGCCACTCGAGCGGCTGCGCGGCGAGGTGGAGTTCCGCGGGGTCTGGTTCGCCTACCCGCCGCAGGAGGGCGCCCCGGACGGCGCCGCGGAGTGGGTGCTGCGCGACCTCTCCTTCCACATCCGCCCGGGGGAGAGCGTGGCCCTGGTGGGCCACACCGGCGCCGGCAAGTCCTCCATCATCAACCTGCTGATGCGCTTCTACGACCCGCAGCGCGGGACCGTGGTGGTGGACGGGGTGGACGTGCGCCGCTACGCGCAGCGCGACCTGCGCCGGCACATCGGGCTGGTCCTGCAGGACGTCTTCCTCTTCTCCGGCACGGTGGCGGACAACATCCGGCTGGGCAACCGGGAGATCGACGACGCGGCGGTGCGCCGGGCGGCGGAGTTCGTGAACGCCCACCGGTTCATCGAGCGGCTGCCCCGCGGCTACCAGACGGAAGTGAAGGAGCGGGGCGCCATCCTCTCCGTGGGCCAGAAGCAGCTCATCGCCTTCGCCCGGGCCATCGCGCACAACCCGGAGATCCTACTGGTGCTGGACGAGGCCACCAGCAGCGTGGACACCGAGACGGAAGAGCTGATCCAGGAGGCGCTGCGCCGGGTGATGCACGGGCGCACCTCCATCATCATCGCCCACCGCCTCTCGACGATCCAGCACGTCGACCGGATCCTGGTCTTGCACAAGGGGCGCCTGGTGGAGACGGGGACGCACCGGGAGCTGCTGGCCCGCGGCGGCGTCTACAGCAAGCTGTACGAGCTGCAGTTCGCCGCGGTCGGGGCGGGGCGGCGGGGCGAGACGGGCACGGGCGCGGGATGA
- a CDS encoding xanthine dehydrogenase family protein molybdopterin-binding subunit, whose product MRSVGQRLPRVDGREKVTGAVQYTEDLRLPGLLHARLLLSPHAHARIVRLDVGAARRVPGVVAVLTARDVPQAPDADTEEHILLADGEVRFVGHPVAAVLAESEAAAADGVEALAQAVTYEPLPAVLDPEAALRPDAPVVRPEGVGEDAEAGAHAAVETRQVVEARPPNAANVVRFTRGDVEAGFREAEVVVEETFTTSRVYQAYLEPQAVVAVPDFLHGGVTLYTATQGIFNVRERVADLLGLPAQRVRVVPMPVGGGFGGKILLIQGLAAQLALAVRRPVRLVLTRREDFLVACVAPASCITARLGARRDGTLVALEARLLFECGAAPGSTAGIAATLFGGYYRVPHLRLEGYDVLTHRAPTGAYRAPGAPQATFAIEGLMDRLAAALGRDPLELRLQNAAAGGDPMPSGRPWRPMGLRAVLQRLAEHPLWRARRPGQGIGAAVGGWTGGVESAAANVKANPDGTFDVIVGAVDLTGTFTGLAQIAATILNVPVEAVRVVGGDTDQAPYAGMSAGSKTLYTVGQAVRLAAEDARTQILAIAAKELEARVDDLEIADGQVQVRGAPARGIALAEVAQRSMRFGAKYPPIFGRGACASPRQSPGFAGHLVQVEVDRETGEVQMRRHVVVQDVGFAVNPAAVEGQVFGGAAQAVGWGLFERLAYDETGQLLAATFADYALPRAHRLAPLEAVLVEEASEEGPFGAKGVGEPPVVAGAAAIASAIADATGVWVRDLPVTPARLLAALRERGAPVRR is encoded by the coding sequence ATGCGGAGCGTCGGACAGCGGCTCCCCCGGGTGGACGGGCGGGAGAAGGTCACCGGGGCGGTGCAGTACACGGAGGACCTGCGGCTCCCCGGCCTCCTGCACGCCCGGCTGCTCCTCTCGCCGCACGCCCACGCCCGCATCGTGCGCCTGGATGTGGGGGCGGCGCGGCGTGTCCCCGGGGTCGTGGCGGTCCTCACCGCCCGCGACGTCCCGCAGGCCCCCGACGCCGACACGGAGGAGCACATCCTGCTGGCCGACGGCGAGGTGCGCTTCGTCGGCCACCCGGTGGCGGCGGTGCTGGCGGAGAGCGAGGCCGCGGCCGCCGACGGCGTGGAGGCGCTGGCCCAGGCGGTGACCTACGAGCCGCTGCCGGCCGTGCTCGACCCCGAGGCGGCGCTGCGGCCGGACGCGCCGGTGGTGCGCCCGGAAGGGGTGGGCGAGGACGCCGAGGCCGGGGCGCACGCCGCGGTGGAGACGCGCCAGGTGGTGGAGGCACGGCCGCCCAACGCGGCCAATGTGGTGCGCTTCACCCGCGGCGACGTGGAGGCCGGGTTCCGCGAGGCCGAGGTGGTCGTCGAGGAGACCTTCACGACGTCGCGGGTCTACCAGGCCTACCTGGAGCCCCAGGCGGTCGTGGCCGTTCCCGACTTCCTCCACGGGGGGGTCACCCTCTACACCGCCACCCAGGGGATCTTCAACGTGCGCGAGCGCGTGGCCGACCTGCTGGGCCTGCCGGCGCAGCGCGTACGCGTCGTCCCCATGCCCGTCGGCGGCGGGTTCGGCGGGAAGATCCTGCTGATCCAGGGGCTGGCCGCACAGCTCGCCCTGGCGGTGCGCCGGCCGGTGCGGCTGGTGCTCACCCGCCGCGAGGACTTCCTGGTCGCCTGCGTGGCGCCGGCCTCCTGCATCACGGCCCGGCTGGGCGCCCGGCGGGACGGCACGCTCGTGGCGCTGGAGGCGCGGCTGCTCTTCGAGTGCGGGGCCGCCCCCGGCAGCACGGCGGGGATCGCCGCCACACTCTTCGGCGGCTACTACCGCGTACCGCACCTGCGCCTGGAGGGTTACGACGTCCTGACGCACCGCGCCCCCACGGGCGCCTACCGCGCGCCGGGGGCGCCGCAGGCCACCTTCGCCATCGAGGGGCTGATGGACCGCCTGGCCGCAGCCCTGGGCCGCGACCCGCTGGAGCTGCGGCTGCAGAACGCCGCCGCGGGCGGCGACCCGATGCCGAGTGGCCGGCCGTGGCGCCCCATGGGGCTGCGGGCGGTGCTGCAGCGCCTGGCCGAGCACCCGCTGTGGCGGGCGCGGCGGCCCGGGCAGGGGATCGGGGCGGCCGTGGGCGGGTGGACCGGCGGCGTGGAGTCGGCGGCGGCCAACGTGAAGGCCAACCCCGACGGCACCTTCGACGTCATCGTGGGCGCGGTCGACCTGACCGGGACCTTCACCGGGCTGGCGCAGATCGCCGCCACCATCCTCAACGTGCCGGTGGAGGCGGTGCGCGTGGTGGGTGGGGACACCGACCAGGCGCCCTATGCGGGCATGTCCGCCGGCAGCAAGACCCTCTACACGGTGGGGCAGGCGGTGCGGCTGGCGGCGGAGGACGCCCGCACGCAGATCCTGGCCATCGCCGCGAAGGAGCTGGAGGCCCGGGTGGACGACCTGGAGATCGCCGACGGCCAGGTGCAGGTGCGCGGGGCCCCGGCGCGCGGGATCGCGCTGGCGGAGGTGGCGCAGCGCTCGATGCGCTTCGGGGCCAAGTACCCGCCCATCTTCGGGCGCGGCGCCTGCGCCTCGCCCCGTCAGTCGCCGGGGTTCGCTGGGCACCTGGTGCAGGTGGAGGTCGACCGCGAGACCGGGGAGGTGCAGATGCGCCGCCACGTGGTCGTCCAGGACGTGGGCTTCGCCGTGAACCCTGCCGCGGTGGAGGGGCAGGTCTTCGGAGGAGCGGCGCAGGCGGTGGGGTGGGGGCTCTTCGAGCGCCTGGCCTACGACGAGACGGGCCAGCTCCTCGCCGCCACCTTCGCCGACTACGCCCTGCCCCGGGCGCACCGCCTGGCCCCGCTCGAGGCGGTGCTGGTCGAGGAGGCGTCCGAGGAGGGACCGTTCGGCGCCAAAGGCGTGGGGGAGCCGCCGGTGGTGGCCGGAGCGGCCGCCATCGCCAGCGCCATCGCCGACGCCACCGGGGTGTGGGTGCGCGACCTGCCCGTCACCCCGGCGCGGCTGCTCGCCGCGCTCCGGGAGCGGGGAGCGCCGGTCAGGCGGTGA
- a CDS encoding cyclic nucleotide-binding domain-containing protein, translating into MPAKPSKVDLILAVPLFRGLSRAQAHQVARLADEVEVRAGKRLATLGETGRELFIVVEGTAAVRTPRGRTIRLGPGEFVGEMSLLDGGPRSADVEALTDMRLLVIGQRDFGSLLEAAPQIARQIMRTLSARLREAERQVTA; encoded by the coding sequence ATGCCCGCGAAGCCGAGCAAGGTCGACCTGATCCTGGCCGTCCCCCTCTTCCGCGGCCTCTCCCGCGCCCAGGCGCACCAGGTGGCCCGGCTGGCCGACGAGGTGGAGGTGCGGGCCGGGAAGCGCCTGGCCACCCTGGGGGAGACCGGCCGGGAGCTCTTCATCGTCGTGGAGGGGACGGCGGCGGTCCGGACCCCGCGCGGGCGCACCATCCGGCTGGGCCCCGGCGAGTTCGTCGGGGAGATGAGCCTGCTGGACGGCGGCCCGCGGTCGGCGGACGTGGAGGCCCTCACCGACATGCGCCTGCTGGTCATCGGCCAGCGGGACTTCGGGAGCCTGCTGGAGGCTGCGCCGCAGATCGCCCGTCAGATCATGCGCACGCTCTCGGCGCGCCTGCGCGAGGCAGAGCGGCAGGTCACCGCCTGA
- a CDS encoding S1 RNA-binding domain-containing protein: protein MSIEVGSIVEGTVVKITHYGAFVELPDGKSGLVHISEIADTYVKDVKDYLRERDTIRVKVLGVNEKGKLDLSVKQALSPEERAARARARTSFEEKLKAFMKESEERLLDLKRNTEAKRGGRRRK, encoded by the coding sequence ATGAGCATTGAGGTCGGCAGCATCGTCGAAGGGACCGTCGTGAAGATCACCCACTACGGCGCCTTCGTCGAGCTGCCGGACGGCAAGAGCGGCCTCGTCCACATCTCCGAGATCGCCGACACCTACGTCAAGGACGTCAAGGACTACCTGCGCGAGCGGGACACCATCCGGGTGAAGGTCCTGGGGGTGAACGAGAAGGGCAAGCTCGACCTCTCGGTCAAGCAGGCCCTCTCCCCCGAGGAACGGGCCGCCCGCGCCCGGGCCCGCACCTCCTTCGAGGAGAAGCTCAAGGCCTTCATGAAGGAGAGCGAGGAGCGCCTCCTCGACCTCAAGCGCAACACCGAGGCCAAGCGCGGCGGCCGCCGTCGCAAGTAA
- a CDS encoding septum formation initiator family protein — MPEAPAPHAAAAPAAGRQRLTRAGGVVVALLLAVVTAHAFGESLLATYRLKRQARALERQVAALRRANADLREEIRRLHSPAYIERLAREQLGLVRPGEITVILVRPTPTPPAVP, encoded by the coding sequence GTGCCTGAGGCCCCGGCTCCTCACGCCGCCGCGGCGCCGGCCGCTGGCCGGCAGCGGCTCACACGCGCCGGCGGCGTGGTCGTGGCCCTGCTGCTCGCGGTCGTCACGGCCCACGCCTTCGGGGAGAGCCTGCTCGCCACCTACCGGCTGAAGCGGCAGGCCCGTGCCCTGGAGCGGCAGGTGGCGGCGCTGCGGCGGGCCAACGCCGACCTGCGGGAGGAGATCCGCCGCCTCCACTCCCCCGCGTACATCGAGCGGCTGGCCCGGGAGCAGCTGGGCCTCGTCCGCCCCGGCGAGATCACCGTCATCCTCGTCCGCCCCACCCCGACCCCGCCGGCTGTGCCGTGA
- a CDS encoding lytic transglycosylase domain-containing protein, whose amino-acid sequence MFTPRAARSPGSRPRSRSGFPGGLTHPLAGACLLAGTVALAAAAALAHLTWRLLPQALAHLERANDEPRMVRDLPYADRINAAGTRRGVNPALLAALVAVESGFDPAARSPRGALGLTQVLPETWSELRGRLACPRPVDRCLLDAATNLEAGALYLRDLLDRYGGNARLALAAYNAGAGRVRTYAGPPPFPETARYLARMAVTWRVLQAEGTLPQRWPLQLALLDHIGSLRNALAAAGAALGLVALILGWPRLAPGWKGVPALGREVERA is encoded by the coding sequence ATGTTCACGCCGCGCGCCGCCCGGTCCCCCGGCTCCCGTCCACGGTCTCGCTCCGGATTTCCCGGAGGCCTCACCCACCCGCTGGCCGGCGCCTGCCTGCTGGCCGGGACGGTGGCCCTCGCGGCGGCGGCGGCCCTGGCCCACCTGACGTGGCGGCTCCTCCCGCAGGCCCTGGCCCACCTGGAGCGGGCCAACGACGAGCCGCGGATGGTGCGGGACCTCCCCTATGCCGACCGGATCAACGCCGCGGGGACGCGCCGCGGGGTGAACCCGGCCCTGCTGGCTGCGCTGGTGGCGGTGGAGAGCGGTTTCGACCCCGCCGCCCGCTCGCCGCGCGGGGCCCTCGGCCTCACCCAGGTGTTGCCGGAAACCTGGTCGGAGCTGCGCGGCCGCTTGGCCTGTCCCCGGCCGGTCGACCGGTGCCTCCTCGACGCGGCCACGAACCTGGAGGCGGGCGCCCTCTACCTGCGGGACCTGCTCGACCGCTACGGCGGCAACGCACGCCTGGCGCTGGCGGCCTACAACGCCGGAGCGGGGCGCGTCCGGACCTACGCGGGGCCGCCGCCCTTCCCGGAGACGGCGCGCTACCTGGCGCGGATGGCGGTCACCTGGCGGGTCCTCCAGGCCGAGGGGACCCTGCCGCAGCGCTGGCCGTTGCAGCTCGCCCTGCTCGACCACATCGGGTCGCTGCGGAACGCGCTGGCTGCCGCGGGTGCTGCCCTCGGGCTCGTCGCGCTGATCCTGGGGTGGCCGCGGCTCGCCCCGGGGTGGAAGGGGGTCCCGGCGCTGGGGCGGGAGGTCGAGCGTGCCTGA
- the eno gene encoding phosphopyruvate hydratase, with translation MTVRIAAVRAREILDSRGNPTVEADVLLDDGSLGRAAAPSGASTGEGEALELRDGGARYLGRGVRRAVRHVEEVIAPALRGRPADQEEVDRRLIALDGTPDKSRLGANALLPVSLALARAVAASRRLPLYRHLGGEAAVVLPVPLMNVLNGGAHADNTLDFQEFMIAPVGAATFREALRMGVEVYHHLRALLRQRGLTTAVGDEGGFAPAVGGTAEALGLLVEATARAGYRPGEEVWLALDAAASALAHDGVYDFRREGVVRTADELIALYRALAEQYPLRSVEDGLGEHDWAAWQTLTVQLGARLQLVGDDLFVTNPGRLRRGIASGVANAILVKPNQIGTLTETLETVTLARRAGYAVILSHRSGETEDATLADLAVAMGAGQIKTGAPARGERVAKYNQLLRIEEELGEAAVYAGVRAFRVPA, from the coding sequence GTGACGGTGCGCATCGCCGCGGTGCGGGCCCGGGAGATCCTCGACTCGCGCGGCAACCCCACGGTGGAGGCCGACGTCCTCCTCGACGACGGCAGCCTCGGACGCGCCGCCGCTCCCTCCGGCGCCTCCACCGGCGAGGGGGAGGCCCTGGAGCTGCGGGACGGCGGGGCGCGCTACCTGGGGCGCGGCGTGCGGCGGGCGGTGCGCCACGTGGAGGAGGTCATCGCGCCTGCGCTGCGCGGCCGGCCCGCCGACCAGGAGGAGGTCGACCGCCGCCTCATCGCCCTGGACGGCACCCCCGACAAGTCCCGCCTGGGCGCCAACGCCCTGCTCCCGGTCTCCCTGGCGCTGGCGCGCGCGGTGGCGGCGTCCCGCCGCCTCCCGCTCTACCGCCACCTGGGGGGCGAGGCCGCGGTGGTGCTGCCGGTGCCGCTGATGAACGTCCTCAACGGCGGAGCGCACGCCGACAACACACTGGACTTCCAGGAGTTCATGATCGCCCCGGTGGGGGCCGCCACCTTTCGGGAGGCGCTGCGCATGGGCGTGGAGGTGTACCACCACCTCCGGGCCCTGCTGCGCCAGCGCGGCCTCACCACGGCGGTGGGGGACGAGGGCGGCTTCGCCCCCGCCGTAGGCGGGACGGCCGAGGCCCTGGGGCTCCTGGTGGAGGCCACCGCGCGGGCCGGCTACCGTCCCGGCGAGGAGGTCTGGCTGGCCCTCGACGCCGCCGCCAGCGCGCTGGCCCACGACGGGGTCTACGACTTCCGCCGCGAGGGCGTGGTGCGCACCGCGGACGAGCTCATCGCCCTCTACCGGGCGCTGGCGGAGCAGTACCCGCTGCGCTCGGTCGAGGACGGGCTGGGGGAGCACGACTGGGCGGCCTGGCAGACCCTGACCGTGCAGCTGGGGGCACGGCTGCAGCTCGTCGGCGACGACCTCTTCGTCACGAACCCCGGGCGGCTGCGCCGCGGCATCGCCAGCGGCGTGGCCAACGCCATCCTGGTGAAGCCCAACCAGATCGGCACCCTCACCGAGACGCTGGAGACGGTGACCCTGGCCCGGCGTGCCGGGTACGCCGTCATCCTCTCCCACCGCTCCGGGGAGACGGAGGACGCCACCCTGGCCGACCTGGCCGTGGCCATGGGGGCCGGGCAGATCAAGACCGGAGCGCCGGCCCGGGGGGAGCGGGTGGCCAAGTACAACCAGCTGCTGCGCATCGAGGAGGAACTGGGCGAGGCGGCGGTGTATGCGGGAGTGAGAGCGTTCCGCGTCCCCGCCTAG
- a CDS encoding S4 domain-containing protein, translating into MRVDKFLQVSRLVRRRVLAQRLCDAGHVRVNDRRARAGTAVGPGDVLDLALGPRRLVVRVRRLPATPREADGAYEVVREVTDEGWWG; encoded by the coding sequence ATGCGGGTGGACAAGTTCCTGCAGGTGAGCCGCCTCGTCCGGCGGCGGGTGCTGGCCCAGCGCCTGTGCGATGCCGGCCACGTCCGGGTGAACGACCGGCGCGCCCGGGCCGGGACCGCCGTGGGCCCGGGAGATGTCCTCGACCTCGCGCTGGGCCCGCGGCGCCTGGTGGTGCGCGTGCGCCGCCTGCCCGCCACGCCGCGCGAGGCGGACGGCGCCTACGAGGTGGTGCGGGAGGTCACCGACGAGGGGTGGTGGGGGTGA